In Calditrichota bacterium, the sequence GTGAATGAACACGGTTCGCTTATTATCGTGGAACGTCAACGGAATTCGCGCTGCTCACAAAAAAAATTTCATGGAATGGCTACGCCGCGATCAGCCGGATATTTTATGTTTACAGGAAACAAAAGCGCAAGACGACCAAATTCCGGGCGACATTCGTGACGCCGAAGGGTATTATTTTTTTCATACTTCTGCCGAGCGCAAAGGATACAGCGGCGTCGCCATGCTGACAAAGTTTAAGCCGACGAGCGTAAAATCGGGCATGGGAATTGAGAGCCTTGACAGCGAAGGCCGATTGCTGGAAGCGGATTTCGGGAATTTCATTTTGTTCAATATCTATTTTCCAAACGGCAAACAATCTAAAGAGCGGCTGAAATACAAGATGGATTTCTACGAAGCTTTTCTGGATCGCGCCGATCGGCTGCGCTCTGCCGGGAAAAAAATAATCATTTGCGGCGATGTGAACACGGCGCACAAGGAAATCGATCTGGCGCATCCCAAAGAAAATGAGAAACGCAGCGGATTTTTGCCCGAAGAGCGCGCCTGGATTGACAAACTGCTGGCGCACGGATTTGTGGATACATTTCGCCTGTTTGTCGAAGAAGGCGGCCACTACTCCTGGTGGGATATGCGCACCCGCGCGCGCGAACGGGACATTGGCTGGCGCATCGACTATTTTTTCGTCAGCGAAAATCTGGCGGGAGAAGTGAAAGACGCTTTTATCGACAAAGAAGTATTGGGCTCTGACCATTGCCCGGTAGGAATCGAGTTGAACGACAGTTTACTGAAATAAAGTTTTCAAAAACGGGCGGCTGAAAACGCCCCGTAACTTAGAAGCCCACAAAATAAAAAAATTTCATACAGTCCATGAAATCCTCGCAGGATAAACTTACCGTAAAATCATTTCTTCGCACCACGCCGGGATACCAG encodes:
- the xth gene encoding exodeoxyribonuclease III, which produces MNTVRLLSWNVNGIRAAHKKNFMEWLRRDQPDILCLQETKAQDDQIPGDIRDAEGYYFFHTSAERKGYSGVAMLTKFKPTSVKSGMGIESLDSEGRLLEADFGNFILFNIYFPNGKQSKERLKYKMDFYEAFLDRADRLRSAGKKIIICGDVNTAHKEIDLAHPKENEKRSGFLPEERAWIDKLLAHGFVDTFRLFVEEGGHYSWWDMRTRARERDIGWRIDYFFVSENLAGEVKDAFIDKEVLGSDHCPVGIELNDSLLK